A region of Rhodamnia argentea isolate NSW1041297 chromosome 9, ASM2092103v1, whole genome shotgun sequence DNA encodes the following proteins:
- the LOC115756112 gene encoding glutathione S-transferase T1 isoform X2 has product MKLKVYVDRMSQPSRAIIIFCKVNGIDFEEVRIDLSKRQHRSPEFRDVNPMGQVPAIVDGRLKLFERYPADLSRRAKIHSALDWHHSNLRRGAAAYVLNTTLAPALGLPLNPVSAAEGEKLLSSSLLKIESIWLKGNGPFLLGGFQPSIADLSLVCEIMQLEVLDDKDRNRILGPYEKVQKWVESTRKATQPHFDEVHQVLSKVKTRLQMQRSAGANTEADSTRKLTSKM; this is encoded by the exons ATGAAGCTCAAAGTCTACGTAGATCGCATGTCGCAGCCGTCTCGTGCTATCATCATCTTCTGCAA GGTCAATGGGATCGACTTCGAGGAGGTGAGGATAGACCTCTCTAAGCGCCAGCATCGGTCCCCCGAATTCAGAG ATGTAAACCCAATGGGACAAGTTCCAGCTATTGTTGATGGGAGACTTAAGCTTTTTGAAAG GTACCCTGCTGATCTTTCCCGGAGAGCTAAGATACACTCAGCATTGGATTGGCACCATTCCAATTTACGACGGGGAGCAG CTGCCTATGTGCTGAATACTACTCTGGCTCCTGCGCTTGGACTACCATTGAACCCAGTATCTGCTGCTGAGGGCGAGAAACTTCTGTCCTCATCTTTGTTGAAGATAGAGTCTATCTGGCTCAAAGGCAATGGTCCATTTCTGCTAGGTGGCTTTCAGCCATCCATCGCTGACCTCAGCTTAGTATGTGAAATTATGCAATTAGAG GTACTTGATGACAAGGACCGTAATCGCATTCTCGGTCCCTATGAGAAAGTTCAAAAGTGGGTGGAGAGCACAAGAAAAGCGACGCAACCACACTTTGACGAAGTACATCAAGTCCTATCGAAAGTAAAGACAAGATTACAAATGCAGCGTTCAGCAGGAGCAAACACCGAGGCTGATTCGACAAGAAAATTGACTTCGAAGATGTGA
- the LOC115756112 gene encoding glutathione S-transferase T1 isoform X1, giving the protein MKLKVYVDRMSQPSRAIIIFCKVNGIDFEEVRIDLSKRQHRSPEFRDVNPMGQVPAIVDGRLKLFESHAILIYLSCAFPGVADHWYPADLSRRAKIHSALDWHHSNLRRGAAAYVLNTTLAPALGLPLNPVSAAEGEKLLSSSLLKIESIWLKGNGPFLLGGFQPSIADLSLVCEIMQLEVLDDKDRNRILGPYEKVQKWVESTRKATQPHFDEVHQVLSKVKTRLQMQRSAGANTEADSTRKLTSKM; this is encoded by the exons ATGAAGCTCAAAGTCTACGTAGATCGCATGTCGCAGCCGTCTCGTGCTATCATCATCTTCTGCAA GGTCAATGGGATCGACTTCGAGGAGGTGAGGATAGACCTCTCTAAGCGCCAGCATCGGTCCCCCGAATTCAGAG ATGTAAACCCAATGGGACAAGTTCCAGCTATTGTTGATGGGAGACTTAAGCTTTTTGAAAG TCATGCTATTCTCATCTATCTTAGCTGCGCATTTCCTGGGGTTGCAGATCATTG GTACCCTGCTGATCTTTCCCGGAGAGCTAAGATACACTCAGCATTGGATTGGCACCATTCCAATTTACGACGGGGAGCAG CTGCCTATGTGCTGAATACTACTCTGGCTCCTGCGCTTGGACTACCATTGAACCCAGTATCTGCTGCTGAGGGCGAGAAACTTCTGTCCTCATCTTTGTTGAAGATAGAGTCTATCTGGCTCAAAGGCAATGGTCCATTTCTGCTAGGTGGCTTTCAGCCATCCATCGCTGACCTCAGCTTAGTATGTGAAATTATGCAATTAGAG GTACTTGATGACAAGGACCGTAATCGCATTCTCGGTCCCTATGAGAAAGTTCAAAAGTGGGTGGAGAGCACAAGAAAAGCGACGCAACCACACTTTGACGAAGTACATCAAGTCCTATCGAAAGTAAAGACAAGATTACAAATGCAGCGTTCAGCAGGAGCAAACACCGAGGCTGATTCGACAAGAAAATTGACTTCGAAGATGTGA
- the LOC115756114 gene encoding probable copper-transporting ATPase HMA5, giving the protein MSLATGMRSSASAGSVATAVERLPGVQEAIVDVEEMSERSVQVCRIRVNGMTCTSCSSTVESALREVGGVQKAHVALVTEEAEVYYDSSISSYNNLLKAIEDAGFEATLVSSGTDISKLQLKVEGIQTDNPSRTMEIIRSSLQALPGVQSVDADHAMSKISISYKEDLTGPRSFVKVIESTGSGHLKASIIPEGVREREARKQEETEQYRRSFLWSLVFTVPVFLTSMVFMYIPRINCVLDVKVVNALTFGETLRWVLSTPVQFIIGRRFYIGAFKASRHGSANMDVLIALGTNAAYLYSVYSLLRSATSQTFKSMDFFETSCMLITVILLGKYLEVLAKGKTSEAIAKLLDLAPETGVLLTMDEEGNMTDEHEIDTRLIEKNDVIKIMPGAKVASDGLVIWGQSHVNESMITGEPKPVMKTKGDVVIGGTVNQNGVLHIMVTQVGSATALSKIVRLVESAQMGKAPIQNFADRISKYFVPLVIIFSVSTWAAWLLVGKYHGYPQSWLPASMNSFELALQFGIAVMVIACPCALGLATPTAVMVGTGLGASHGVLIKGGQALESTHKVNCVVFDKTGTLTMGKPVVVYTKLLKTMEPQHFYELVAATEVNSEHPLAKAIVEHAKTFWEEGDKSIWPEARDFVSVPGHGVKAMVRHREILIGNKSLMLQHDMIIPEDAESILAQAEKLAQTGILVSFDQEVTGVFAISDPLKPGVREVISILKSMEVMSIMVTGDNLGTAESVAKEVGIETVIAEANPEQKAEKVKDLQASGYTVAMVGDGINDSPALVVADVGMAIGAGTEIAIEAADIVLMKSNLEDVITAIDLSRKTFRRIRWNYIWAFGYNVVGIPIAAGILSPFTGFRLPPWIAGVAMAASSVSVVCSSLLLKNYKRPKELDTSHQRMG; this is encoded by the exons ATGTCTTTGGCGACCGGAATGAGGAGCTCTGCGAGCGCCGGATCAGTGGCAACGGCGGTTGAGCGACTTCCAGGAGTCCAAGAAGCCATTGTGGATGTCGAA GAGATGAGTGAGAGATCAGTCCAGGTATGTCGGATCCGTGTAAATGGGATGACTTGCACCTCTTGTTCCTCCACAGTTGAATCAGCTTTACGAGAGGTCGGGGGCGTGCAGAAGGCCCATGTGGCTTTAGTGACAGAAGAAGCAGAAGTATACTACGACTCAAGCATCTCAAGCTACAACAACTTGCTCAAAGCCATTGAGGATGCTGGATTTGAGGCCACTCTTGTGAGTTCAGGGACAGATATTAGCAAGTTACAGCTCAAAGTTGAGGGCATCCAAACAGATAACCCTTCTCGTACAATGGAAATCATCCGAAGTTCTCTCCAGGCACTTCCTGGGGTTCAATCTGTGGATGCAGATCATGCAATGAGTAAGATCTCCATATCCTATAAAGAAGATTTGACAGGACCCAGGAGCTTCGTCAAAGTGATTGAGTCGACGGGGTCTGGCCATCTCAAGGCGAGTATAATTCCTGAAGGAGTACGAGAAAGAGAAGCTCGTAAGCAAGAAGAAACCGAGCAATACCGCAGATCTTTTCTCTGGAGTTTAGTGTTCACCGTTCCTGTCTTTCTGACCTCTATGGTTTTCATGTATATTCCTAGGATTAACTGTGTATTAGATGTCAAAGTTGTGAACGCGCTGACTTTTGGAGAAACTTTGAGATGGGTCCTGTCCACTCCAGTACAATTCATCATTGGACGGCGATTTTATATTGGGGCTTTTAAAGCTTCGCGCCACGGTTCTGCTAACATGGATGTTCTGATTGCTTTAGGGACGAATGCTGCGTACTTATACTCTGTCTACTCATTGTTGAGATCCGCAACTTCTCAAACTTTCAAGAGCATGGATTTCTTTGAGACAAGTTGCATGCTCATCACGGTCATACTCTTAGGGAAGTACTTGGAGGTTTTGGCCAAGGGAAAGACTTCTGAAGCCATTGCCAAGCTTTTGGACTTGGCACCTGAAACAGGAGTTCTCTTAACAATGGATGAGGAGGGCAACATGACTGATGAGCACGAAATCGATACCCGGCTGATAGAGAAGAACGATGTGATAAAGATCATGCCAGGCGCAAAAGTAGCCTCGGATGGTTTGGTCATCTGGGGGCAAAGCCATGTCAATGAGAGCATGATAACAGGAGAACCCAAACCTGTGATGAAGACCAAGGGAGATGTGGTGATTGGAGGCACGGTGAATCAGAACGGAGTCCTGCATATTATGGTAACACAAGTTGGATCCGCCACTGCCCTTTCGAAGATTGTTCGACTGGTCGAGTCGGCCCAAATGGGCAAGGCTCCTATCCAGAATTTCGCAGATCGCATCTCCAAGTACTTCGTGCCTTTG GTCATAATCTTTTCAGTATCTACATGGGCTGCCTGGCTTTTGGTGGGGAAGTATCATGGCTATCCGCAATCTTGGCTTCCAGCTTCCATGAATAGCTTCGAACTTGCTCTGCAGTTCGGAATAGCCGTGATGGTCATAGCCTGCCCATGTGCCCTCGGCCTAGCAACGCCAACTGCAGTGATGGTCGGCACCGGACTTGGGGCATCTCATGGTGTCCTGATCAAAGGAGGCCAAGCATTGGAAAGTACACATAAG GTGAACTGTGTCGTGTTTGACAAGACAGGAACACTCACAATGGGGAAGCCAGTGGTGGTCTACACAAAACTCTTGAAGACCATGGAACCACAACATTTTTACGAGCTCGTCGCTGCAACTGAG GTCAACAGCGAGCACCCCTTGGCCAAGGCCATTGTTGAACATGCCAAAACATTTTGGGAAGAAGGGGACAAATCCATCTGGCCAGAAGCAAGAGACTTTGTCTCTGTCCCTGGCCATGGAGTCAAGGCCATGGTTAGGCACAGAGAAATATTAATAGGAAACAAAAGCTTGATGCTGCAACACGACATGATCATTCCCGAGGATGCCGAGAGCATACTAGCACAGGCCGAAAAACTGGCTCAGACTGGGATTCTAGTGTCCTTTGACCAAGAGGTGACGGGAGTGTTTGCCATATCGGATCCATTAAAACCAGGTGTACGCGAAGTTATCTCCATTCTCAAGTCCATGGAAGTGATGAGCATCATGGTTACAGGTGACAACTTGGGCACTGCCGAATCCGTCGCCAAGGAGGTCGGCATCGAAACAGTTATTGCAGAAGCCAATCCGGAGCAGAAAGCCGAGAAAGTCAAGGACTTACAG GCTTCAGGTTATACAGTGGCAATGGTAGGAGATGGGATCAACGACTCACCGGCACTCGTGGTAGCCGACGTAGGAATGGCGATCGGTGCTGGCACAGAAATAGCAATCGAGGCTGCCGACATCGTCCTCATGAAGAGCAATCTGGAAGATGTGATAACCGCCATCGATCTCTCCAGGAAAACGTTCCGCCGGATCCGTTGGAACTACATCTGGGCCTTTGGTTACAACGTCGTAGGAATACCGATAGCAGCCGGGATCCTCTCCCCGTTTACAGGATTCAGGCTACCACCTTGGATTGCTGGAGTGGCAATGGCAGCCTCCTCTGTCAGTGTTGTTTGTTCTTCTCTCCTGTTGAAGAATTACAAGAGGCCGAAAGAACTGGACACTTCTCACCAACGCATGGGATAG